A portion of the Macadamia integrifolia cultivar HAES 741 unplaced genomic scaffold, SCU_Mint_v3 scaffold164, whole genome shotgun sequence genome contains these proteins:
- the LOC122064387 gene encoding uncharacterized protein At1g51745, which produces MGTSNERKTKAIDASVGGLVWVRRRNGSWWPGRIMGLDELPESCLVSPRSGTPVKLLGREDASVDWYNLEKSKRVKAFHCGEYDECIEKAKASADNLSKKVVKYARREDAILHALELESACQVNKEQDFHSQKDGSASMEHDYWVGQSQKMFGLRKENEFVAGKVSIAEGSSTQELSQSGVSFENPNHISGSKLYSMQKKRQKTPNDSEDDGTERTKRMRGLEDLGMGVVSKRNSSICHTEVSHDLVQLDGASFGESNIGSSFSNGSPVNSSRNCCLSLRKRRSPVTNVYESLKRKNRRRPLTKVLESTAMVAVPVVCDQGASPGGSSLQGLTDSTVFALESTESKKTSVSAVTNNNSDSTVVSGEKETSLNASDHTCDAGVDGFPFHSEMRDNEFSSASEFPDNDCSDSLFDVPFVGEEKHTKGFPPLFASFSSRKLQSGAEAGKSNPQSQVQTICLRTEGLDESGSTSMAAHVNNASQTIEKGASKWQLKGKRNSRKLSKKVNKYLDSRRPRDSNDQSDAYLVGTQQMDEFPASYGRKVDAGTFGRCLTSDNCSKLAKSRLVPEGLGDRSHNWSSEISHKESQIGQPRYLDSSKYRRLNLGSKDVTILTTDGKGRQSLSHESLVGKSTTHMRSKESFLASRMPISPLTTQRLLPQFQSHFTQYSRYQIADAPVRNFSGGYSLYDVKLDVRASYRGQHVPLVSLMSKLDGKAIIGHPITVEVLDNGYSDILMSNYDCCPASSSCDPHDASQENMSDQSTDVPNKSLLLEGDESTDGALQAFTSSRVQTHVEYPRNPVKHLNDQPTLSPKRSPKIRKCGILSKKTRRLSSFAVTHEPGEDKRKPVVEKLNGPDIACVPLKVVFSRINEAVNCSSRSARRGLTCSNP; this is translated from the exons GGATTGGTATAATCTTGAAAAGTCCAAGAGGGTGAAAGCATTTCATTGTGGGGAGTATGATGAGTGCATTGAAAAAGCCAAGGCTTCTGCAGATAATCTTAGCAAGAAAGTTGTGAAATATGCTCGTCGGGAGGATGCCATTCTTCATgctcttgaacttgaaagtgcTTGCCAAGTGAACAAAGAACAGGATTTTCACTCCCAAAAGGATGGATCGGCTAGTATGGAACATGATTACTGGGTTGGACAATCACAAAAGATGTTTGGTCTGCGCAAAGAAAATGAGTTTGTGGCGGGGAAAGTGAGTATTGCTGAAGGAAGTTCAACACAAGAATTGTCTCAATCTGGTGTAtcgtttgaaaatccaaatcaCATCAGTGGCTCTAAGTTGTACTCAATGCAGAAAAAGAGACAAAAAACCCCCAATGATTCGGAAGATGATGGAACTGAAAGAACGAAGCGTATGAGAGGTCTTGAAGACCTCGGGATGGGAGTTGTATCAAAAAGAAACTCTAGTATTTGTCACACTGAAGTGTCTCATGATCTAGTTCAACTAGATGGCGCTTCATTCGGTGAGTCTAATATTGGTAGTAGTTTCTCTAATGGAAGTCCTGTCAATAGCAGCAGGAATTGTTGCTTATCCTTGAGAAAAAGGCGATCACCGGTGACCAATGTTTATGAAAgcttgaaaaggaaaaatcgCCGTCGTCCTCTAACAAAGGTTTTGGAGAGTACAGCCATGGTGGCTGTTCCTGTTGTTTGTGATCAAGGTGCTAGTCCCGGTGGATCATCTCTTCAAGGACTAACAGACAGTACGGTTTTTGCGCTAGAATCAACAGAGTCAAAAAAGACTAGTGTTTCAGCGGTAACCAATAATAATTCAGACAGTACTGTGGTTTCGGGTGAGAAGGAAACCTCATTAAATGCTTCTGACCACACTTGTGATGCTGGAGTTGATGGTTTTCCATTTCATTCTGAGATGAGGGATAATGAATTTTCCAGTGCTTCAGAATTCCCTGATAACGATTGTTCTGACAGCTTATTTGATGTGCCATTTGTTGGGGAGGAAAAACATACTAAAG GTTTTCCTCCTTTGTTTGCATCGTTTTCATCCAGAAAGCTTCAATCTGGTGCTGAAGCAGGGAAATCTAATCCTcagtctcaagttcaaaccatATGCTTAAGAACTGAAGGTCTTGATGAATCTGGTTCCACTAGTATGGCTGCTCATGTTAATAATGCTAGTCAGACGATAGAAAAAGGTGCATCGAAGTGGCAGttgaaagggaagagaaattcaagaaaactGAGCAAAAAGGTGAACAAATATTTGGACTCAAGGAGACCCAGGGACAGCAATGATCAGTCAGATGCTTATTTGGTGGGTACACAACAGATGGATGAGTTTCCTGCAAGCTATGGTCGAAAAGTTGACGCTGGCACCTTTGGCAGGTGCCTTACATCTGACAATTGCTCCAAACTGGCGAAGTCCAGATTGGTTCCTGAAGGGCTGGGGGACAGGTCTCATAATTGGAGCAGTGAAATTTCTCATAAAGAAAGTCAGATAGGACAGCCCCGTTACTTGGATTCTAGCAAATATAGGAGGTTGAACTTGGGAAGTAAAGATGTCACAATCTTGACAACAGATGGGAAAGGAAGGCAATCTTTATCTCATGAATCTCTAGTTGGTAAATCAACAACACATATGAGAAGTAAAGAGTCATTCTTGGCTAGTCGTATGCCTATTTCTCCTCTCACAACGCAAAGGTTACTTCCCCAGTtccaatcccattttacacAGTACTCCAGATATCAGATTGCAGATGCACCCGTTAGAAATTTTTCTGGTGGTTATTCCTTATATGATGTAAAGCTGGATGTGCGGGCTAGCTACCGGGGTCAACATGTACCTCTGGTTTCACTCATGAGCAAATTGGATGGTAAAGCTATTATAGGTCATCCCATTACAGTTGAGGTGTTGGACAATGGTTACAGCGATATCCTAATGAGTAATTATGACTGTTGCCCGGCAAGTAGTAGTTGTGATCCGCATGATGCCTCACAAGAAAATATGTCGGACCAATCAACAGATGTTCCTAATAAATCGTTGCTTCTGGAGGGGGATGAAAGTACTGATGGTGCTTTGCAAGCTTTTACGAGTAGTCGAGTCCAGACCCATGTGGAGTATCCCAGGAATCCTGTGAAGCATTTGAATGACCAACCCACTTTATCACCTAAAAGGTCTCCCAAGATTAGGAAGTGTGGGATTCTGTCTAAGAAGACTCGCAGATTATCTTCATTTGCTGTTACTCATGAGCCAGGTGAGGACAAGAGGAAACCAGTTGTTGAGAAGCTAAATGGACCTGACATTGCTTGTGTTCCCCTGAAGGTTGTGTTCAGTAGGATAAATGAAGCTGTTAACTGTTCATCACGTTCAGCACGTCGCGGCCTAACCTGTAGCAACCCATGA
- the LOC122064388 gene encoding 60S ribosomal protein L28-2, translated as MATVPGPLIWEIVKKNNSFLVKEFGNGTASVQFSKESNNLYNVNSFKYSGLANKKTVSIQPAGKDLSVLLATSKTKKQNKPASYLHKSVMKNEFRRMAKAVINQVADNHYRPDLKYAALARLSAVQKSLRVSKSGVKKRNRQGVKVHGRK; from the exons ATGGCTACTGTTCCTGGGCCTTTGATTTGGGAGATCGTGAAGAAGAACAACTCGTTTCTCGTTAAGGAGTTCGGGAATGGGACTGCTAGTGTGCAGTTCAGTAAGGAGAGCAACAATCTCTACAACGTTAACTCCTTCAAGTACTCAG GGCTGGCAAACAAGAAGACAGTTTCGATTCAACCTGCGGGAAAAGATCTGTCTGTGTTGCTTGCCACTTCCaagacgaagaagcagaacaaacCTGCAAGTTATCTCCACAAGTCCGTCATGAAGAACGAATTCCGTAGGATGGCTAAGGCTGTTATCAACCAG GTTGCAGATAACCACTACAGGCCAGACCTGAAGTATGCGGCTCTTGCAAGGCTTAGTGCTGTGCAGAAGAGCCTCAGGGTTAGCAAGTCGGGTGTCAAGAAAAGGAACAGGCAGGGGGTCAAGGTCCACGGTAGGAAGTGA